A portion of the Vanessa atalanta chromosome 14, ilVanAtal1.2, whole genome shotgun sequence genome contains these proteins:
- the LOC125068769 gene encoding REST corepressor 1 isoform X1, with the protein MVLAERSNDVRNGKRSRGPSPNGHGSPDSSSEDENVVPFAAEKIRVGRDYQAVCPELEPLEQRKPDQISDRALLVWSPTSDISDIKLDEYITIAKEKYGYNGEQALGMLFWHKHDLNRASMDLANFTPFPDEWTVEDKVLFEQAFQFHGKSFHRIRQMLPDKSIASLVKYYYSWKKTRARTSLMDVVSEGRNPTGSGSGKRESGAGSEPGGSDKDSDNDEKGEGGGEAGKWCTVCGILCSQTTPHNSHKLCQACLVHARRTGTMRPLCGPSGRRGPGSKQQRYKHRLPRGIYINHDDLVAMATGPQPGEPAQPGLVNQGEAMLKAMDREIISLKRQVQQNKQQLSAMKRKVGDAGVEELRPGEPPAKINSRWTNDELLMAVTAVRKYGKDFQAIAETLGTKTEAHIRTFFISYRRRYNLDAVLREHEADRGSANHIQAAGTTSTESTDNDVDNSNANNGTGSPQTNTKDEKTEVDSEGVAIGASAEQGGPPTTPPKHKPSK; encoded by the exons ATGGTTTTGGCTGAAAGAAGTAATGATGTTCGAAACGGGAAGCGTTCGAGAGGGCCAAGCCCGAATGGTCACGGCAGCCCTGATTCTAGTTCTGAAGACGAAAACG TAGTGCCATTTGCAGCTGAAAAAATAAGAGTGGGGCGTGATTACCAGGCAGTGTGTCCTGAGTTGGAACCCTTGGAGCAAAGAAAACCTGATCAAATATCAGACAGAGCTTTACTTGTTTGGTCACCAACTTCTGATATATCAGAtattaaat tgGATGAGTACATTACTATAGCAAAAGAAAAATATGGTTATAATGGTGAACAGGCACTTGGTATGTTGTTCTGGCATAAACATGATCTCAATCGAGCTTCAATGGACCTTGCTAATTTTACACCCTTTCCTGATGAATGGACAGTGGAGGACAAAGTGCTGTTTGAACAAGCTTTTCAGTTTCATGGTAAAAGTTTTCACAGAATAAGACAAATG TTGCCTGACAAGTCAATTGCATcactagtaaaatattattattcatggaAAAAGACAAGAGCTCGTACATCTTTGATGGATGTTGTGAGTGAAGGTCGTAATCCTACAGGCTCTGGAAGTGGGAAGAGAGAATCTGGGGCAGGTTCAGAACCAGGTGGTTCAGATAAAGATTCTGATAATGATGAAAAG GGCGAGGGCGGCGGCGAAGCGGGCAAGTGGTGCACCGTCTGCGGCATTCTGTGCTCGCAGACCACGCCGCACAACTCGCACAAGTTGTGCCAGGCATGCCTCGTGCACGCCAG ACGCACCGGCACGATGAGACCGCTGTGCGGGCCCTCGGGGCGTCGCGGGCCCGGCTCGAAACAGCAGCGGTACAAGCACCGCCTGCCGCGAGGCATTTACATCAATCACGACGATCTCGTGGCCATGGCCACCGGCCCGCAGCCCGGCGAGCCCGCGCAGCCCGGCCTTGTCAATCAGGGGGAGGCTATGCTCAAAGCCATGGACAGAGAGATTATCTCGCTCAAGAGACAA gttcaacaaaataaacaacagtTAAGTGCTATGAAACGCAAAGTAGGAGATGCAGGCGTAGAGGAGTTGCGACCCGGCGAACCGCCCGCAAAGATTAATTCGCGCTGGACTAATGACGAATTACTGATGGCAGTCACGGCTGTCAGAAAATATG GTAAAGATTTCCAAGCTATTGCTGAAACACTGGGCACTAAGACAGAAGCACACATCCGCACGTTCTTTATTTCCTATCGCCGTCGATATAATCTAGACGCAGTCCTGCGAGAGCACGAAGCTGACCGCGGGAGCGCTAATCACATACAAGctg CAGGTACAACAAGCACAGAATCTACTGACAATGATGTGGATAACAGTAATGCCAACAATGGCACCGGTTCTCCACAAACAAATACAAAGGATGAGAAA ACCGAAGTGGACAGCGAGGGCGTCGCCATCGGCGCGTCTGCGGAGCAAGGCGGTCCGCCCACCACGCCGCCCAAGCACAAGCCGAGCAAGTGA
- the LOC125068769 gene encoding REST corepressor 1 isoform X2, with translation MVLAERSNDVRNGKRSRGPSPNGHGSPDSSSEDENAEKIRVGRDYQAVCPELEPLEQRKPDQISDRALLVWSPTSDISDIKLDEYITIAKEKYGYNGEQALGMLFWHKHDLNRASMDLANFTPFPDEWTVEDKVLFEQAFQFHGKSFHRIRQMLPDKSIASLVKYYYSWKKTRARTSLMDVVSEGRNPTGSGSGKRESGAGSEPGGSDKDSDNDEKGEGGGEAGKWCTVCGILCSQTTPHNSHKLCQACLVHARRTGTMRPLCGPSGRRGPGSKQQRYKHRLPRGIYINHDDLVAMATGPQPGEPAQPGLVNQGEAMLKAMDREIISLKRQVQQNKQQLSAMKRKVGDAGVEELRPGEPPAKINSRWTNDELLMAVTAVRKYGKDFQAIAETLGTKTEAHIRTFFISYRRRYNLDAVLREHEADRGSANHIQAAGTTSTESTDNDVDNSNANNGTGSPQTNTKDEKTEVDSEGVAIGASAEQGGPPTTPPKHKPSK, from the exons ATGGTTTTGGCTGAAAGAAGTAATGATGTTCGAAACGGGAAGCGTTCGAGAGGGCCAAGCCCGAATGGTCACGGCAGCCCTGATTCTAGTTCTGAAGACGAAAACG CTGAAAAAATAAGAGTGGGGCGTGATTACCAGGCAGTGTGTCCTGAGTTGGAACCCTTGGAGCAAAGAAAACCTGATCAAATATCAGACAGAGCTTTACTTGTTTGGTCACCAACTTCTGATATATCAGAtattaaat tgGATGAGTACATTACTATAGCAAAAGAAAAATATGGTTATAATGGTGAACAGGCACTTGGTATGTTGTTCTGGCATAAACATGATCTCAATCGAGCTTCAATGGACCTTGCTAATTTTACACCCTTTCCTGATGAATGGACAGTGGAGGACAAAGTGCTGTTTGAACAAGCTTTTCAGTTTCATGGTAAAAGTTTTCACAGAATAAGACAAATG TTGCCTGACAAGTCAATTGCATcactagtaaaatattattattcatggaAAAAGACAAGAGCTCGTACATCTTTGATGGATGTTGTGAGTGAAGGTCGTAATCCTACAGGCTCTGGAAGTGGGAAGAGAGAATCTGGGGCAGGTTCAGAACCAGGTGGTTCAGATAAAGATTCTGATAATGATGAAAAG GGCGAGGGCGGCGGCGAAGCGGGCAAGTGGTGCACCGTCTGCGGCATTCTGTGCTCGCAGACCACGCCGCACAACTCGCACAAGTTGTGCCAGGCATGCCTCGTGCACGCCAG ACGCACCGGCACGATGAGACCGCTGTGCGGGCCCTCGGGGCGTCGCGGGCCCGGCTCGAAACAGCAGCGGTACAAGCACCGCCTGCCGCGAGGCATTTACATCAATCACGACGATCTCGTGGCCATGGCCACCGGCCCGCAGCCCGGCGAGCCCGCGCAGCCCGGCCTTGTCAATCAGGGGGAGGCTATGCTCAAAGCCATGGACAGAGAGATTATCTCGCTCAAGAGACAA gttcaacaaaataaacaacagtTAAGTGCTATGAAACGCAAAGTAGGAGATGCAGGCGTAGAGGAGTTGCGACCCGGCGAACCGCCCGCAAAGATTAATTCGCGCTGGACTAATGACGAATTACTGATGGCAGTCACGGCTGTCAGAAAATATG GTAAAGATTTCCAAGCTATTGCTGAAACACTGGGCACTAAGACAGAAGCACACATCCGCACGTTCTTTATTTCCTATCGCCGTCGATATAATCTAGACGCAGTCCTGCGAGAGCACGAAGCTGACCGCGGGAGCGCTAATCACATACAAGctg CAGGTACAACAAGCACAGAATCTACTGACAATGATGTGGATAACAGTAATGCCAACAATGGCACCGGTTCTCCACAAACAAATACAAAGGATGAGAAA ACCGAAGTGGACAGCGAGGGCGTCGCCATCGGCGCGTCTGCGGAGCAAGGCGGTCCGCCCACCACGCCGCCCAAGCACAAGCCGAGCAAGTGA